In Terriglobia bacterium, the following proteins share a genomic window:
- a CDS encoding ABC-2 family transporter protein: MLTWFKTYLEFARVGFVNILAYRLRYYTGVITYLINVTVYYFIWRAIFLNSDRIEGFNLKQMVTYISLGWIIRSFYFSTIDQDMANDVMEGKISMTLIKPIHVQWSVIAQSLGESCFRLFLLTAPAAVVISLVFPVSGPSSGVHFVAFFISTVLSFFIVATINFIFGTCAIRLKSIQGLLRAKYFLLELFSGLLIPMSFFPRGFQRVLAYLPFQHISFTPVLIYLGKVQGGKIFEMLAIQLFWAIVIFLLGEWWWARSIRRLSIQGG; encoded by the coding sequence ATGCTGACCTGGTTCAAGACCTACCTCGAGTTCGCCCGTGTGGGCTTTGTGAACATCCTGGCGTACCGCCTCCGCTACTATACCGGGGTGATTACCTATCTCATCAATGTCACCGTGTATTACTTCATCTGGCGGGCGATCTTTCTCAACAGTGACCGCATCGAGGGATTCAACCTGAAACAGATGGTGACTTACATCTCCTTGGGCTGGATCATCCGGTCGTTCTATTTCAGCACGATCGACCAGGATATGGCCAACGACGTCATGGAGGGAAAAATCTCGATGACGCTTATCAAGCCCATCCATGTCCAGTGGTCCGTGATCGCCCAGTCACTCGGCGAGAGCTGCTTCCGCCTGTTCCTGCTCACCGCACCCGCCGCCGTGGTGATTTCGCTGGTTTTTCCGGTGAGCGGACCATCGAGCGGGGTCCACTTCGTCGCATTCTTCATTTCCACCGTGCTCTCCTTTTTTATTGTGGCCACGATCAATTTCATCTTCGGAACCTGTGCCATCCGGTTGAAGTCGATCCAGGGCCTGTTGCGGGCCAAGTATTTTCTTTTGGAATTGTTCTCGGGACTTTTAATTCCGATGTCGTTTTTCCCGCGCGGTTTCCAGCGAGTGCTGGCTTACCTCCCCTTCCAGCATATCAGCTTCACACCCGTGCTGATTTATCTGGGAAAAGTTCAGGGGGGAAAGATCTTTGAGATGCTGGCCATTCAGCTCTTCTGGGCCATTGTCATTTTCCTCCTCGGAGAGTGGTGGTGGGCCAGGTCGATTCGAAGACTCTCTATTCAAGGAGGGTGA
- a CDS encoding PQQ-dependent sugar dehydrogenase, whose translation MNKPLFGLFLFMTLMGVLCKNDQTYGVTSGAGPVQASIQLVPVLTGLSNPLFVTSAQDGSNRLFVVEQGGLIKVLQPGASSPTVFLDISSKVIFGGEQGLLGLAFHPQFPANRRFFVDYTRAGDGATVIAEYHASASNANVADPTEQILLVIAQPFVNHNGGMVVFGPDGFLYIGMGDGGSANDPGNRAQNTNELLGKILRIDVDHPNGSVPYSSPPSNPFFSGGGRPEIFSLGMRNPFRFSFDRGTGQLYVGDVGQDHWEEVDIVTVGGNYGWRIFEGNHCTNNDPALCANTSGFTFPIAEYPHAQTSPAVPARCSITGGYVYRGTRGSLPAGAYVFGDFCSGEIVMLNNGTQSVLLNSGLNISSFGEDEAGEIYVVGLGGVVNRLTSGTSACSFSRSPVSQSFTANGGTGSIAVTTTSGCAWTALSNDPWISLNSGSSGSGNGTVSYTVAANPPGPSRVGTISVAGLSFTVTEDAAGVGTSEVTLAVPGDGAASSTTPGQGGSVRAGYATVTLGVPNSLVGTAVFSLRQNNVIVSEVGVPASPPTAIARTFIDFRTGVAAKDDRNELGTLSVNTGIALANPGGTTASVQFLLRDANGNQIALGNGAIPPAAHRALFITELNQLAPDFVLPPNFASAIQFGSLEISSSVPLSAVALRLTTNQRGDTLLTTTPVADVSQPASPGQLFFPHFADGNGNQTALVLLNTSQAIETGTLRFFSSAGGSQAIHRVGDFSPNDSFQYSIPPGGLFRLVSDGSPAATVTGSVQLTPDNGTSTPKGAGILGFSQGGVLVSETGVPAATPTTHALIYLDKSGGHDTGMAIAATGSSPITVALNAFQPDGSTPAGSGAINLTGNGHDARFAGQFIPGLPAGFTGVLDLSSTNPFAALTLRSLTNSRNEFLMSTFPVADFLQASPIPIIFPQVADGGGYQTQFILLAIDAPTQATLNFFADNGTALAIGKSAPPR comes from the coding sequence ATGAACAAGCCACTATTCGGATTATTCCTTTTTATGACATTGATGGGAGTTCTTTGCAAGAACGATCAGACATACGGGGTGACCTCGGGCGCAGGGCCCGTTCAGGCTTCTATCCAGCTGGTGCCGGTTTTGACCGGGCTCTCCAACCCGCTCTTTGTAACCAGTGCCCAGGATGGGAGCAATCGGCTCTTTGTCGTGGAGCAGGGAGGACTCATCAAAGTTCTGCAGCCCGGAGCCTCCAGTCCCACTGTTTTTCTGGACATTTCCTCCAAGGTGATCTTTGGCGGAGAGCAAGGCTTGCTGGGTCTGGCGTTCCATCCGCAATTCCCCGCGAACCGGCGCTTCTTCGTGGATTACACACGGGCGGGCGACGGGGCGACGGTCATCGCGGAGTATCATGCCTCGGCTTCAAACGCGAATGTGGCGGATCCCACAGAGCAGATCCTGCTCGTCATTGCCCAGCCGTTCGTCAACCATAACGGTGGGATGGTCGTGTTTGGGCCGGATGGATTTCTTTATATCGGGATGGGGGACGGGGGTTCGGCCAACGACCCCGGCAACCGGGCCCAGAACACCAACGAACTTCTCGGCAAAATTCTTCGCATTGATGTGGATCATCCCAACGGATCCGTCCCGTATTCTTCGCCGCCCAGCAATCCCTTTTTCTCGGGCGGGGGGAGGCCCGAGATTTTTTCACTGGGCATGCGCAATCCGTTTCGATTCTCATTTGACCGGGGCACGGGGCAACTCTACGTGGGGGATGTCGGTCAGGACCACTGGGAAGAGGTCGACATCGTGACGGTGGGAGGCAACTATGGCTGGCGCATCTTTGAGGGAAATCATTGCACGAACAATGATCCCGCCTTGTGCGCCAACACGAGTGGTTTCACGTTTCCAATCGCTGAATATCCCCATGCCCAGACGTCTCCCGCCGTCCCCGCGCGATGTTCGATCACCGGCGGGTATGTTTATCGAGGGACTCGGGGGAGCCTTCCGGCGGGGGCTTACGTTTTTGGTGATTTTTGCTCCGGCGAGATCGTGATGTTGAACAATGGGACGCAAAGCGTTCTTCTCAACAGCGGATTGAACATCTCGTCTTTTGGGGAAGACGAGGCGGGAGAAATTTATGTGGTTGGGCTCGGAGGCGTCGTGAACCGGCTCACCTCCGGCACCTCGGCCTGCTCGTTCTCGAGATCCCCGGTGAGTCAATCTTTTACGGCGAACGGCGGGACGGGCAGTATTGCGGTGACCACGACCTCCGGCTGCGCCTGGACCGCCCTAAGTAACGACCCGTGGATCTCCCTCAATTCAGGGAGCAGCGGCTCAGGAAACGGAACAGTGAGCTACACGGTGGCTGCCAACCCGCCGGGACCTTCGCGCGTGGGGACCATTTCTGTCGCCGGTCTCAGCTTTACTGTCACAGAGGACGCCGCCGGGGTCGGAACGTCCGAGGTGACCCTGGCCGTCCCCGGAGACGGCGCTGCTTCAAGCACGACCCCGGGGCAGGGGGGCTCAGTGCGTGCCGGTTATGCGACGGTGACCCTGGGCGTTCCGAATTCATTGGTGGGGACCGCCGTCTTCAGCCTGAGGCAAAACAACGTCATCGTGAGCGAGGTCGGGGTGCCTGCGTCACCGCCCACGGCGATCGCGCGAACGTTTATTGATTTTCGAACCGGCGTGGCCGCAAAGGACGACCGGAATGAGCTCGGGACCCTCAGCGTGAACACGGGCATCGCGTTGGCCAATCCGGGTGGGACGACGGCAAGCGTGCAATTCCTGCTGCGCGACGCCAATGGAAATCAGATCGCTCTGGGCAATGGAGCGATTCCGCCGGCGGCCCATCGCGCGCTGTTCATCACCGAGTTGAATCAGCTGGCGCCGGATTTTGTTCTTCCTCCAAACTTCGCCTCGGCCATCCAATTCGGTTCGCTGGAGATTTCCAGCTCTGTGCCGTTGTCCGCCGTAGCCCTGCGCCTGACGACCAATCAGCGCGGTGACACGCTGCTCACCACGACCCCGGTCGCGGATGTGAGCCAACCGGCCTCCCCGGGACAACTGTTCTTTCCACACTTTGCAGATGGGAATGGTAACCAGACCGCGCTGGTTCTCTTGAATACTTCGCAAGCCATCGAGACCGGGACACTGCGGTTCTTCAGCAGCGCAGGCGGCTCCCAGGCCATTCATCGAGTGGGAGACTTCTCGCCCAACGATAGCTTCCAGTACAGTATTCCTCCCGGCGGGCTCTTCCGTCTGGTGAGCGACGGCTCTCCGGCGGCGACGGTCACCGGGTCTGTTCAGTTAACTCCCGACAACGGAACCTCGACTCCCAAGGGCGCGGGCATTCTCGGCTTTTCCCAGGGCGGGGTACTGGTGAGCGAGACGGGCGTTCCCGCGGCGACTCCCACCACTCATGCACTGATTTACCTTGATAAATCAGGAGGCCACGATACCGGCATGGCAATCGCGGCGACCGGCAGCTCCCCCATCACGGTGGCGCTCAATGCCTTCCAACCCGATGGCAGCACGCCCGCCGGAAGCGGGGCCATAAACCTCACCGGCAACGGACACGACGCCAGGTTCGCCGGCCAGTTCATCCCCGGACTGCCTGCAGGGTTTACGGGAGTGCTGGATTTGAGTTCGACCAATCCTTTTGCGGCCTTGACCCTCCGCTCCCTGACGAATTCAAGGAATGAATTTTTGATGTCGACCTTCCCGGTGGCCGATTTTCTTCAGGCCTCGCCCATACCAATCATTTTTCCCCAGGTGGCCGATGGAGGCGGATATCAAACGCAGTTCATCCTCCTGGCGATTGATGCGCCGACCCAAGCGACACTGAATTTTTTTGCCGATAACGGGACGGCACTCGCCATCGGGAAATCGGCCCCTCCGCGATGA
- a CDS encoding ATP-binding cassette domain-containing protein yields MSDTIVHVNGLCKYFRTFKRREGVAGALKDLFARTYHQVKAVDHISFDISTGEMVGYIGPNGAGKSTTIKMLTGILVPSTGKIEVNGFVPHRDRKHYTKTIGVVFGQRTQLWWDIAVIESFKLLRRIYDVSKRDFDARMALFNEILRLGDFLHTPVRKLSLGERMRCDLAASLLHNPPLLFLDEPTIGLDVVAKESIREFLKTINPQFQTTVLLTTHDLADIEELCRRIMIIDHGKILFDGSLEEIKRRLGKINQITLYLKDKTEIPKIDQLNAALARMAQNLTAPPGATSNGLKLEPMDELKCRIVYDRNSIPSEEILRQIVNTLEVRDILIEEESIEEIVKKIYTQGSEALVAPS; encoded by the coding sequence ATGAGCGACACGATCGTCCACGTGAACGGGCTGTGCAAGTACTTTCGAACCTTCAAACGCCGCGAGGGTGTCGCGGGAGCGCTCAAGGATCTGTTCGCGCGGACGTACCATCAGGTCAAAGCCGTCGACCACATCTCATTCGACATCTCGACCGGAGAAATGGTTGGTTACATCGGTCCCAACGGGGCTGGAAAATCGACGACCATCAAAATGCTGACCGGCATCCTGGTGCCTTCAACGGGAAAGATCGAGGTGAACGGTTTTGTCCCGCACCGGGACCGCAAGCATTACACCAAGACCATTGGAGTGGTGTTCGGCCAGCGGACGCAACTGTGGTGGGACATCGCCGTCATCGAATCGTTCAAGCTGTTGCGGCGCATCTACGACGTCTCGAAAAGGGATTTTGATGCCCGCATGGCGTTGTTCAATGAGATCCTCCGCCTCGGAGATTTCCTGCACACCCCCGTTCGGAAGCTCTCGCTTGGCGAGCGGATGCGCTGCGATCTGGCTGCTTCCTTGTTGCACAATCCGCCGCTGCTGTTTCTCGACGAACCGACCATTGGCCTCGACGTGGTGGCCAAGGAAAGCATCCGGGAGTTTCTGAAGACGATCAATCCACAATTTCAAACGACGGTCCTGCTGACGACCCACGACCTGGCGGACATCGAGGAACTCTGCAGGCGAATTATGATCATCGATCACGGGAAAATCCTGTTTGATGGTTCTCTGGAGGAAATCAAACGCCGCCTCGGAAAGATCAACCAGATAACCCTTTATCTCAAGGATAAGACCGAAATTCCCAAGATCGACCAGCTGAATGCTGCCCTGGCCCGGATGGCACAGAACCTGACGGCGCCCCCGGGCGCGACTTCCAACGGGCTGAAACTTGAACCCATGGACGAGTTGAAGTGCCGGATCGTTTATGACCGCAATAGCATCCCCTCCGAAGAGATCCTCCGCCAAATTGTCAACACCCTCGAGGTGCGAGACATCCTGATTGAAGAAGAATCCATCGAAGAAATAGTCAAGAAGATTTACACGCAGGGCAGTGAAGCGCTGGTTGCTCCGAGTTGA
- a CDS encoding amino acid permease gives MTNENASSLPPAAQGSSHAPRPALSRRLSFFDLWSIGVASLIGAGIFVLTGIAAGPAGPALFLSFLIAGSVATLTALGFSELAAMYPNAGASYVYCREAFTTLSPRMGEFVSVVVGWTLMTQYVIIGAAVWLGFGLYARFVFPGLSLQAWAALLGVLTTLLLYLGLTLSKHVINVLVFVKILALAVFIVLGLKTARLAAPIFQTPFMPLGMAGVIAAAAIVAFGQTHIDAICTLAEEAKNPRRDVPLATVTSILTVVVLYTLVGWTCVRVVDWNLLPKLDAPLATAMRAALSTKSFFAWMAPAFIALAGMAATATSGMGCLIGAPRVGLAMARDGRLPGFLASIHPRFHSPSVATLVLGALGVGLTAIGNIAVVASAGVFAALIVFVFVNLSVLILRHQRPDQERPFRIPFSVAGQPVLTCLALAGVVGELFYLTRRAILIGLLWLLTGVLVYFIHRREKRSETGREQ, from the coding sequence ATGACTAATGAGAACGCCTCATCTTTGCCCCCGGCCGCGCAGGGATCCTCACACGCGCCGCGCCCTGCACTTTCAAGAAGGCTTTCCTTTTTTGATTTATGGTCGATTGGCGTGGCCTCCCTGATCGGTGCAGGAATCTTTGTCCTCACCGGCATCGCGGCGGGCCCGGCGGGCCCGGCGCTCTTCCTGAGTTTCCTGATTGCGGGCAGCGTCGCCACCTTGACGGCCCTGGGTTTTTCAGAGCTGGCAGCGATGTATCCGAATGCCGGAGCCTCTTACGTTTATTGCCGGGAGGCATTTACAACCCTGTCTCCGCGAATGGGAGAATTCGTCTCCGTGGTGGTGGGATGGACCCTGATGACTCAGTACGTGATCATTGGCGCCGCGGTGTGGCTCGGCTTCGGGCTGTACGCACGCTTTGTGTTTCCCGGATTATCATTGCAGGCCTGGGCCGCCTTGCTGGGCGTTTTGACGACCCTCCTGCTTTACCTGGGGTTGACCCTATCCAAGCACGTGATTAACGTGCTGGTCTTCGTCAAAATACTGGCCCTTGCCGTTTTTATTGTCCTTGGTCTTAAGACGGCTCGCCTCGCTGCACCGATATTCCAAACCCCTTTCATGCCGCTGGGAATGGCCGGAGTCATCGCGGCGGCTGCCATTGTGGCGTTCGGGCAAACGCACATCGATGCCATTTGTACCCTCGCCGAAGAAGCAAAGAACCCGCGACGGGACGTCCCTCTCGCGACGGTCACGTCGATCCTTACGGTGGTGGTCCTTTATACCCTGGTGGGCTGGACCTGTGTTCGTGTGGTGGATTGGAACCTCCTGCCGAAACTGGACGCCCCGCTGGCCACGGCGATGCGGGCTGCCCTCTCGACGAAGTCGTTCTTCGCGTGGATGGCACCCGCCTTCATCGCGCTCGCGGGAATGGCCGCCACGGCCACTTCGGGAATGGGCTGCCTGATCGGGGCGCCCCGCGTGGGCCTCGCCATGGCAAGGGATGGCCGCCTCCCCGGATTCCTCGCCTCGATTCATCCCCGCTTTCATTCCCCCTCGGTGGCGACTCTCGTCCTGGGCGCGCTCGGGGTCGGCTTGACCGCAATCGGCAACATCGCCGTCGTCGCTTCCGCAGGCGTGTTCGCGGCCTTGATTGTATTCGTGTTCGTCAATCTCTCGGTCTTGATTCTGCGGCACCAGAGACCCGATCAGGAACGGCCATTCCGGATACCGTTTTCAGTGGCGGGACAGCCCGTGCTGACCTGTCTGGCCCTGGCCGGGGTGGTCGGAGAACTGTTCTATCTGACCCGCCGCGCGATCCTGATCGGTCTGCTCTGGCTGCTGACGGGCGTCTTGGTTTATTTCATTCATCGAAGAGAGAAGCGGTCAGAGACGGGCAGAGAGCAATGA
- a CDS encoding peptidyl-prolyl cis-trans isomerase: protein MLDLFRKQKAAMKWILGFITGIMALGMVVFFIPTSGTISDAGSSAAVAEVGKTEVTSRDFETAFKRFLKGSNYPKDIEFLKKVGVPRQLLDEMITQKLLIQEAKTFGLDASDRELKERILSIPLFQQMGGGVNMQAYSRVIQQTGMSVEEFEASERDQILIEKLRHLITDSIIVTPEEVAQSYRNNNEKVTLDYVLFDPVEIEKSAPVDEAGLKKYYETNKQKFMTSEQRRAKYLLVSMTKIRANLKITDEDLRQYYDQNRIRYFVNDRTRVNHILFSTTGKSPDEVEKVRQKALEVLAKARAGADFVQLAKEYSEDPGTKASGGALGWVDESTPFVPEFKQVALSLGVGAVSDLVTTRFGFHIIKAMEHQGAHTMSFEEAKEQIRPTLMAQKADREGSALADQIYASASAKPADLEAIAKQFGAEVRETPLFAVGDTVPEVGSNPDFEKRIFGTPLNRCGQPVRISTGFAVPEVVAIESPHVPELSEVRARVEKAFKDEQASTLAKKKAEAFAKAAASARDLSASARSAGFKAETTEPFKRNAPDKKLGDTRDISNVAFGMKVGETSSALKLGNKFVVFRIKAKEEVKPEDFEKARAATTASLQEQKRGNAFQSFQEELLARALREGKVKINEKALNAALNRRVV, encoded by the coding sequence ATGCTTGATCTGTTCCGTAAGCAAAAAGCCGCGATGAAGTGGATTCTGGGATTCATCACGGGCATCATGGCGCTGGGCATGGTGGTCTTTTTTATTCCGACATCCGGCACGATCAGTGATGCCGGTTCCAGTGCGGCAGTGGCCGAGGTAGGGAAAACGGAAGTCACCTCGCGCGACTTTGAAACCGCCTTCAAACGCTTTCTGAAAGGGTCCAACTACCCCAAAGACATCGAGTTCCTGAAGAAGGTGGGGGTGCCCCGGCAGTTGCTCGACGAGATGATTACGCAGAAGCTGCTGATTCAAGAGGCGAAGACCTTCGGGCTGGACGCCAGCGACCGCGAGTTAAAAGAAAGAATTCTCTCCATTCCCCTGTTCCAGCAAATGGGGGGTGGGGTGAACATGCAGGCGTATAGCCGCGTCATTCAGCAGACCGGGATGTCGGTGGAGGAATTCGAGGCCAGTGAACGCGACCAGATTCTGATCGAAAAACTCCGCCACCTGATAACGGATTCCATCATTGTGACGCCGGAGGAGGTGGCGCAGTCCTACCGTAACAACAATGAAAAAGTCACGCTCGATTACGTGTTGTTCGACCCCGTGGAGATCGAGAAATCGGCCCCGGTGGACGAGGCGGGACTGAAAAAATATTACGAAACCAACAAGCAGAAATTCATGACGTCGGAACAACGCCGGGCAAAATATCTCCTCGTCAGCATGACCAAGATCCGTGCCAATCTGAAGATTACCGATGAGGATCTGCGGCAGTATTACGATCAAAACCGTATCCGGTATTTCGTCAACGACCGCACCCGGGTCAACCACATACTATTCAGTACGACCGGTAAGTCGCCTGATGAGGTTGAGAAGGTCAGGCAGAAAGCACTTGAAGTTCTGGCAAAGGCCCGGGCGGGAGCCGATTTCGTTCAATTGGCGAAAGAATACTCCGAGGATCCCGGCACGAAAGCATCCGGCGGAGCGTTGGGCTGGGTGGATGAGAGCACCCCCTTTGTTCCCGAGTTCAAACAAGTGGCGCTTTCCTTGGGCGTGGGCGCCGTCAGTGATCTGGTCACCACCCGGTTTGGTTTTCATATCATCAAGGCGATGGAACATCAGGGGGCCCACACGATGAGTTTCGAGGAAGCCAAGGAGCAGATCCGGCCGACCCTCATGGCACAAAAGGCGGATCGTGAGGGCAGCGCCCTCGCCGACCAGATTTATGCGTCTGCCTCGGCCAAGCCGGCGGATCTCGAGGCCATCGCCAAGCAGTTTGGCGCGGAGGTCCGCGAGACGCCCCTGTTCGCGGTCGGTGACACGGTGCCGGAGGTCGGCAGCAATCCCGACTTTGAGAAAAGAATCTTCGGGACCCCGCTGAACAGGTGCGGACAGCCCGTCCGAATCAGCACAGGTTTCGCGGTTCCCGAGGTGGTGGCGATTGAATCGCCGCACGTTCCCGAGCTCTCGGAAGTGCGCGCCCGGGTTGAGAAGGCGTTTAAGGACGAGCAGGCATCGACGTTGGCGAAGAAGAAAGCCGAGGCCTTTGCAAAGGCGGCCGCTTCGGCCAGGGATCTTTCGGCTTCAGCCAGATCGGCGGGATTCAAGGCCGAGACCACGGAACCCTTCAAGCGGAACGCTCCTGATAAAAAGCTGGGCGACACGCGAGATATCAGCAATGTGGCATTTGGGATGAAGGTGGGCGAAACCTCGAGCGCCCTCAAGCTCGGGAACAAATTCGTGGTCTTCCGAATCAAGGCGAAGGAAGAAGTAAAGCCGGAGGATTTTGAGAAGGCCAGGGCGGCCACCACCGCATCCCTGCAGGAACAGAAGCGCGGCAACGCCTTTCAGTCCTTCCAGGAGGAGTTGCTCGCCCGCGCATTGCGCGAGGGCAAGGTGAAGATCAATGAGAAGGCGCTGAATGCGGCCTTGAATCGCCGGGTGGTCTGA
- a CDS encoding rod shape-determining protein: MNFRSIFSFFSSDLAIDLGTANTLVFAKGKGILVNEPSIVAVNRVTNEVEAVGREAKEMLGRTPGNIVAIRPLKDGVIADFKVTERMLNYFIQRAHNRKMLVHPRIVIGVPSEITQVEKRAVMDSAFRAKASEVHLVEQAVVAAIGAGLPISEPSGNMIVDIGGGTTDIAVISLSGIVYSRSVRVAGNAMDEAITQYMKRKFNLLIGERTAEQIKIEVGSAYPLDTPLTMEIKGRNLIEGIPKTVTVTDAEIRDSLSESVGIIVNAIRVALERTPPELSADISDRGIMLTGGGALLKNLDRRISEETGLPVFVADDPLCSVVLGTGRMLDDFRLLRKISVDYQ, encoded by the coding sequence ATGAACTTTCGATCGATTTTCAGTTTTTTCTCCAGCGACCTGGCGATTGATCTTGGCACGGCGAACACGCTGGTCTTCGCAAAAGGCAAGGGAATCCTGGTCAATGAACCCTCGATCGTTGCGGTCAACCGGGTTACCAACGAAGTCGAAGCGGTGGGTCGGGAAGCCAAGGAAATGCTGGGACGCACCCCCGGCAACATTGTCGCCATACGGCCCTTGAAAGACGGGGTCATTGCTGATTTCAAGGTCACCGAGCGCATGCTGAACTACTTCATCCAGCGCGCCCACAATCGGAAGATGCTGGTGCATCCCCGGATTGTCATCGGGGTCCCCAGCGAGATTACCCAGGTCGAAAAACGTGCGGTGATGGATTCCGCTTTTCGCGCCAAAGCGAGTGAAGTGCATCTGGTCGAACAAGCGGTGGTGGCCGCCATTGGGGCCGGCCTGCCGATTTCGGAGCCCTCCGGCAACATGATCGTGGATATCGGGGGCGGGACCACGGACATCGCCGTGATTTCGCTTTCGGGCATCGTGTACAGCCGCTCGGTGCGGGTCGCCGGCAACGCCATGGATGAGGCCATTACCCAGTACATGAAGCGGAAGTTCAACCTGCTGATCGGGGAGCGCACGGCCGAGCAAATCAAGATTGAAGTGGGCTCCGCCTACCCGCTCGATACGCCGCTGACCATGGAGATCAAGGGCCGAAATCTGATCGAGGGCATCCCCAAGACGGTGACCGTGACGGATGCGGAAATCCGGGACTCGCTTTCGGAATCGGTGGGAATTATTGTCAACGCGATTCGCGTGGCGCTGGAACGCACCCCTCCCGAACTTTCCGCCGACATCAGCGATCGCGGCATCATGTTGACGGGTGGCGGCGCCCTGCTCAAGAACCTGGACCGCCGCATCAGTGAAGAGACCGGCCTGCCCGTATTTGTGGCGGATGACCCGCTGTGTTCGGTGGTCCTGGGAACCGGCCGTATGCTCGACGACTTCCGGCTGTTGCGCAAAATTTCAGTGGACTACCAGTGA
- the mreC gene encoding rod shape-determining protein MreC: MNAFLTRRKNWVTLSLTLLTQLILLGAQVTDRNNVRFVRIWANFLIIPAEQFTSATVDITSNVWHRYIALRHASEENHQLKEQIQALSLEKNRLDAEVQASRRLQALLNLKEAAPWASVAGEVIGSSPSEAFKSIIINTGVNAGLSNNLPVLTPDGVVGRIVRVSAHSSWVQLITDSESGVGVVFEKSRVHGVAKGSGGSLLDVEYVVNEENISVGDAIRTSGEDQIYPKDFLVGTVVSVQSGSGIFKKITALPAAQLSRLEEVLVMKKTSKRE, translated from the coding sequence ATGAACGCATTTCTGACTCGAAGAAAAAACTGGGTGACGCTCAGCCTGACGCTGCTCACACAGTTGATCCTTTTAGGGGCTCAAGTCACCGACCGTAACAACGTCAGGTTTGTTCGGATCTGGGCCAACTTCCTCATCATCCCGGCGGAACAATTCACCTCAGCCACGGTCGATATCACGAGCAACGTGTGGCACCGCTATATTGCCCTTCGACATGCCTCGGAAGAAAACCACCAGTTGAAGGAACAGATTCAGGCCCTGTCCCTTGAGAAGAACCGGTTGGATGCGGAAGTCCAGGCAAGCCGGCGGCTGCAGGCGCTCCTCAATTTGAAGGAAGCCGCCCCCTGGGCCAGCGTGGCCGGTGAAGTCATTGGGAGTTCTCCCAGTGAAGCCTTCAAGTCCATCATCATCAACACCGGAGTCAATGCCGGCCTGAGCAACAACCTGCCCGTTCTGACCCCAGACGGCGTGGTCGGCCGGATCGTCCGTGTGTCGGCTCACTCTTCCTGGGTGCAACTGATCACCGACAGCGAGAGCGGGGTGGGCGTGGTGTTTGAGAAGTCGCGCGTTCACGGAGTCGCGAAGGGTTCGGGCGGCAGCCTTTTGGACGTTGAGTATGTGGTGAATGAAGAGAACATTTCGGTCGGAGATGCCATCCGGACCTCGGGGGAAGACCAGATTTATCCCAAGGATTTCCTGGTGGGGACGGTGGTCTCGGTGCAATCGGGTAGCGGAATCTTTAAGAAAATCACCGCCCTTCCCGCGGCGCAACTGTCGCGACTGGAAGAGGTGTTGGTCATGAAAAAAACATCAAAGCGCGAATAA
- the mreD gene encoding rod shape-determining protein MreD, which yields MERLRYSIWVIALFVVISVLVQSKLPLWLPRTSWLDLPLIVTIYFGLSYRDSIRGMSIGVVAGLLQDALSHGPVGINGLTKTVVGFFTSSVSGRIEVEHTAIRMTALWLFSVVDLGVFAVLEKIFFSSRFSWAHYHFVFSPILNAVIGLPLFYLGDRLRKKD from the coding sequence ATGGAGCGTCTCCGTTATTCGATTTGGGTCATCGCCCTGTTTGTGGTCATCTCGGTGCTGGTGCAGTCGAAGCTGCCCCTCTGGCTGCCCCGGACCTCGTGGCTGGATCTCCCCCTGATTGTGACCATCTATTTTGGACTGTCCTACCGGGATTCGATCCGCGGGATGTCCATCGGGGTGGTGGCCGGGCTGCTTCAGGATGCGCTGTCCCATGGCCCCGTTGGAATTAATGGCCTGACAAAAACCGTGGTGGGATTCTTCACCTCTTCGGTCAGCGGACGGATTGAAGTGGAGCATACAGCGATTCGCATGACCGCGTTATGGCTATTCAGCGTCGTCGATCTGGGGGTATTTGCGGTGCTGGAGAAGATCTTTTTTTCTTCGCGTTTTTCTTGGGCCCACTATCACTTTGTGTTCTCCCCGATCCTGAATGCGGTCATTGGCCTCCCTCTCTTCTACCTCGGCGACCGACTCCGCAAGAAAGATTGA